A segment of the Streptomyces sp. XD-27 genome:
TCCGGGGACTCTAGCGCGCGGTGCGGGGATACGTCAGTGTCACGTTATCCACAGGCCGCCACGGCCCTTCGGGAGCCAAGTAATCTCATCGCCCATGGAGTCAAGGCACCTCGGCCGTACGGGTCTGCGCGTCTCCCGGATCGGGCTCGGCACGCTCACCTGGGGACGGGACACGGACGAACACGACGCGGCCGACCAGCTCAAGGCGTTCTGGGACGCCGGCGGGACGCTGGTCGACACCGCCGACGTGTACGCCGACGGCGGTGCCGAGTACCTCCTGGGCCAGCTGCTCGAAGACCTCATACCGCGCCGGGACCTGGTCATCGCCACCAAGGCGGGCAGCGTCCCGGATCCCGAGCGGCGTTTCGACGGCTCGCGCGGCCATCTGCTGGACGCGCTGGACGCGTCGCTGGCGCGGCTCGGGACGGATTACGTGGACCTGTGGCAGGTGCACGCCTTCGACCCGCTCACCCCGCTCGAGGAGACGCTCCAGGCTCTGGACATCGCGGTCAGCAGCGGGCGGGCGCGCTACGTGGGCGTGTCCAACTTCTGCGGCTGGCAGCTGGCCAAGGCCGCCACCTGGCAACTCGCCGCACCCGGCGCGCACACCAGGCTCGCCAGCACGCAGATGGAGTACTCGCTGCTGCAGCGCGGCGTCGAGCGGGAAGTGCTCCCCGCGGCGCTGGACCTGGGGCTGGGGCTGCTGCCGTCCTCCCCGCTCGGCCGAGGGGTGCTGACGGGCAAGTACCGGCACACCACCCCCACCGACTCGCGCGGGGCGTCCGAGCACCTGGCGCCGTTCGTGGCCCCGTACCTGGACGAGGAGGCGAGCCGGATCGTCGACGCCGTCGCGACGGCCGCCGACGGCCTGGCGACGACGGCGCTGCAGGTGGCACTGGCCTGGGTGCGGGACCGGCCGGGCGTCACCGCCCCGATCGTCGGCGCACGCAACGCGCAGCAGCTCAGAGCGGCGTTGTCAGCGGAGGCCCTTACGCTTCCCCACGAGATCTGCCAGGCGCTGGACGACGTGTCGGCGCCCGTGCACCGCTATCCCGATCAGGACTGGAGCACCCTGTGAGTACCGACCACCTCGCCGGCGAGGCCGCCACCGCGCCCGAGGAGGAGCCCGTGCCCGATCCGGACCCCGCGACGGGGACGGAACCCCGGGCCGCGGCCGGGGGTGAGACCCCGATCGAGGGTGCGGCCCCTGTCCTGGCCGCAGTCGGCGGAGACAATGCGGCGGAGGATGCCTCTGCGGCACCCGACGGCGCCGGGGCGGCGAGCAGCGGAGGCGTAAACGAAGGCGCCGGGGAAGTGGGCGCCGGCGCCGCGGGCCCGGCGGGTGGCCCCGCGGCCGGTTCGGCCGAGGGCAGCGGGGCTGCCGAGGCCGCCGGGCCTGCCGCAGACACCGCGTCCACCGAAGCCACCAGGTCTGCCGCAGACACCGGGGCCGCCGAAGCCACCAGGTCTGCCGCAGACACCGGATCCGCCGAAGCCACCGAGCCTGCCGCAGACACCGGGGCCGCTGAGAGCCCCGAGCCTGCCGAGAGCCTCCGGCCCGCCGCTGCCACCGGATCCGCCGAGGGGGCGCGGTCCACGGGCTCCGCCGGGACCCCGGCCGGTGCGGCGGAGGCGACCGGGAGCGGCCGTAAGAGGTCGGCCGCCGCGGAGGCCCTGGCCGCCGCCGTGCGGGCAGTGGAGAGCGGCGAGCGATCGGCGGCGTCGTTCTTCACCGAGCAGGCGCCGGCTCGGCCCGCCCAGCCCCGGCGCGCCGCGGGCGCGCAGCCCGGCGGGTCCATCGCGGGGACACCGGGCGGTCCAGGCTCCGGTGGTCGGCCTGGGCCCGCGCCGACCGGCTCTGGGCCGCATGCCGCCACCGGGCCGGGCTCCGCCACTGGGCCGGATGCCGGTTCCGGGCGGTCGGCCGTCGGGGGCGGCCCGGCCGCGCCGCGTCCGCACGGCGGCGGCCCGCTGCCCACCCTGCCCCCTCGGCCGGCACTCGGCGACGCCGCGGGCATCCGGGAGGTGCTCGCCGCGGGCGGCGCGCCTGAGCAGTTCGCGGTGCCGGTCGCCGAGGCACTCGGCGAGCAGGCCGCCGAGGCACTCCGCGAGGACCCCTGGCGGCTGCTCGCCGTCCCCGGTGTCCGCCCTGAACAGGCGGACTCGTTCGCGCGGGCGCTGCTCGGCGCGGCCTGCGGACCGGGCG
Coding sequences within it:
- a CDS encoding aldo/keto reductase — its product is MESRHLGRTGLRVSRIGLGTLTWGRDTDEHDAADQLKAFWDAGGTLVDTADVYADGGAEYLLGQLLEDLIPRRDLVIATKAGSVPDPERRFDGSRGHLLDALDASLARLGTDYVDLWQVHAFDPLTPLEETLQALDIAVSSGRARYVGVSNFCGWQLAKAATWQLAAPGAHTRLASTQMEYSLLQRGVEREVLPAALDLGLGLLPSSPLGRGVLTGKYRHTTPTDSRGASEHLAPFVAPYLDEEASRIVDAVATAADGLATTALQVALAWVRDRPGVTAPIVGARNAQQLRAALSAEALTLPHEICQALDDVSAPVHRYPDQDWSTL